A region from the Triticum urartu cultivar G1812 chromosome 1, Tu2.1, whole genome shotgun sequence genome encodes:
- the LOC125521484 gene encoding WEB family protein At2g38370-like: MAEVAAHALAAMRGRGEVDTSSQFESVRQAVDRFGGGAVSPWRQPPSPPPPLQLRPEEVELMKVEEQTVKVEMGLFVKESETFKVLKELESTKQVIDDLKLQIEKATSKCGNAATDHADTMKIHPPPDIERKVDDHAEPLIQSINAIQSPLATLMKLNQAKAFLNMDTVKMFKCQIEEEKASLERTRERVQLNIEKASALEAELSKTAAQLQAAKDPKPVLEPYDIWLQMKQLNAEKDKHRKMVEDSKLEIGELTSTIEHTRSKAKTLQFRIVMADKLKEASRRGEAFALAAMGKRSNVEDPESATSDVTLSVEEHSKLLREAEESEVASRNRIDAAMQELDQANQGKVELLERVDEAMAAVESSRKVLEEALKREESANKAKLAAEDALRRLRSDQIILNWRPTGNSNSRNNSVKFKTSATPATPRKVGTGIYDVNGLSLVATTPKSTKAMSIGQILSMKLDCEFETATGKTTGKTASSAKKKKVSLGQMLSQKYEMYSPMRIDHDGASRKQFQPRRRRLGFVVYALLLARQKHRKRQQARASSCTKVV; encoded by the exons ATGGCGGAAGTAGCGGCGCACGCGCTGGCGGCAATGCGGGGGCGCGGCGAGGTGGACACGTCGTCCCAGTTCGAGTCCGTGCGCCAGGCCGTCGACCGCTTCGGCGGCGGCGCCGTCTCCCCGTGGCgccagccgccgtcgccgccgccgccgctccagctCCGGCCGGAG GAGGTAGAACTCATGAAAGTTGAGGAACAAACCGTGAAGGTCGAGATGGGGCTCTTTGTTAAGGAAAGCGAAACATTCAAGGTGCTGAAAGAGTTGGAGTCAACAAAGCAGGTTATTGATGACTTGAAGTTGCAGATAGAGAAGGCAACATCAAAGTGTGGAAATGCAGCAACAGATCATGCTGATACCATGAAGATACATCCACCTCCTGATATAGAACGGAAAGTGGACGACCATGCCGAGCCACTGATCCAGAGCATAAATGCCATACAGTCTCCACTAGCCACACTGATGAAGCTGAATCAGGCAAAAGCATTCCTGAACATGGACACTGTCAAGATGTTCAAGTGCCAGATAGAGGAGGAGAAAGCATCCCTCGAGAGAACCCGTGAGAGGGTGCAGTTGAATATAGAGAAAGCTTCAGCATTGGAAGCAGAGTTGAGCAAAACTGCCGCGCAGCTACAAGCAGCAAAAGACCCGAAACCTGTGCTGGAACCTTATGACATATGGCTGCAGATGAAGCAGTTGAATGCCGAAAAAGACAAGCACAGGAAGATGGTCGAGGACTCGAAGCTCGAGATTGGTGAATTGACTTCCACAATTGAGCACACAAGATCTAAGGCGAAGACTCTTCAGTTCAGGATCGTCATGGCCGATAAATTGAAGGAAGCCTCAAGGCGGGGAGAAGCTTTCGCCCTCGCGGCGATGGGAAAAAGAAGCAACGTGGAGGACCCGGAGAGCGCTACATCCGACGTCACACTTTCTGTTGAAGAACACTCCAAGCTCCTGCGCGAGGCGGAAGAATCAGAGGTTGCCTCTAGGAACAGAATAGACGCGGCAATGCAGGAGTTGGATCAGGCAAACCAGGGCAAGGTAGAACTTCTGGAAAGAGTGGACGAGGCAATGGCCGCCGTCGAGTCCAGCAGGAAGGTTCTGGAGGAGGCCCTGAAGAGGGAGGAGTCCGCAAACAAAGCTAAGCTCGCAGCCGAAGATGCTCTCCGGAGGCTGCGGTCCGACCAAATAATTCTGAACTGGCGACCGACCGGTAACAGTAACAGCAGAAATAATTCTGTGAAGTTCAAGACCTCGGCAACGCCAGCAACACCCCGAAAGGTGGGCACGGGGATCTATGACGTGAACGGCCTGAGCCTGGTGGCCACCACGCCGAAGAGCACCAAGGCCATGTCCATCGGGCAGATCCTGAGCATGAAGCTCGACTGTGAGTTTGAGACTGCCACTGGGAAGACTACTGGTAAGACGGCGAGTTcagcgaagaagaagaaggtgtCTCTGGGGCAGATGCTCAGCCAGAAGTACGAGATGTACTCGCCGATGAGGATAGATCATGATGGCGCGTCCCGCAAGCAGTTCCAGCCCAGGCGGCGCAGGCTGGGGTTCGTGGTGTACGCGCTGCTCCTGGCCAGGCAGAAGCACAGGAAGAGGCAGCAAGCCCGGGCATCCTCCTGCACCAAGGTCGTGTAG